The nucleotide sequence TGACGGTTCTGATTCTTGCCGTGGTGAGCGTCTCCAGCAATTATCTAATCGGCAAATCCGAGTCGTTCAAGCCAGACTTTCTCGCACGAGTCTTCCTCTACGGGTTCACTTTGGTGAACCTCACGATACTCGCCGTCCTCCTCTTCGTTCTGGGACGAAATCTGATCAAGCTCTTCATCGAGAGACGGCGGTCGGTGCGCGGGGCCAAGTTCAAGACGAAGCTCGTCGTCATCTTTACCGGATTCGCCCTGCTTCCCTCGGCTCTCATCGTCCTGGTCGGGAGTCGATTGATTTCTACCGCAGTGGAACGCTGGTTCTCGCATCCGGTCGAGCAGGTGCTGGTGGGTGCCCAGGACATCGTCGAGCACTACTATCACGAGAAGCAGGAGAACGCCACGGCCTATGCCCGACGGCTCTCGAGCGACGTGAGCCGAGAGGGCCTGCTCGAGCCCGGTCGCCTTTCGCGCCTCGGCCGGACCATCGAAGCGCGCCTTACCCAGTATCGACTCGATATGATCACCGTGCTGTCTCGGGAGCAAGCCCTCTGGACCTCGGCTCGCCCTGGCCTGCCGCAGTACAATCCGGACTCGACGATCCGTCTCGCCGAGACCGGGCTGCGCGGCGAAGAGTCGTTGCGTCAGGATTCCCTGGGCGACGGCACTCTCATCCAGTACGTCTCGCCGATTTTCCGCCGCGAGAGTAAAGAAGTCGCCGGCTCGGTCGTCGTTTCCTATTTCATCCCCAAGTCGATTGCCGCGACGCTCGAGGACGTCAACCAGAATGCCAATGTCTACCAGCAGGCAGAAGCTCAGAAAGAACCAATCCAGGATCTCTATCTCTCGTTCTTCGTCATGGTGTCGCTGCTGCTGCTACTGTCGTCTACCTGGCTCGGGCTCTATCTGGCGAAGAGGATAACCGTCCCCGTAGGGGAGCTCGTGGAGGCGACCGAACGGGTGATGGCCGGCGATCTGGATCAACCCGTGAGGGGGCCGGCGGTGGACGAGCTCGGTCTTCTGATGGAGTCTTTCAACCGAATGACGGCCAAGCTCAAGAGCAGCCAGGAGAGGCTCGAATCGTCGCGACTGGATCTCGAGACCAAGAACCGCGAGCTCGACCGCAGGCGACTGTATATGGAAACGGTGCTGGAGAACATCACCACCGGGATCGTTTCACTCGATGGTGAGGGGTGCGTGACGGGGATGAACCAAGCCGCCCGGCGGCTGCTCGCCTTCGACGGCCCGGTGGCCGGGCGTCACTATCGTGACCTCTTTCGAGACGAAACGCTCCTTGTCCTCAGGCGGCTGCTCGATGAGATGCTCCCGGTCGAAGGACGTCCTCCGATGGAAGACGAGGTCGACGTAAGCGTTGGGGAGCGAGAGCTCCACCTCTCGGTCTATATCACGACGGTTTCCGGAGCGGACCAGGAGGCCTCGGGGCTGCTGATGGTGCTCGACGATCTGACGCAGCTTTTGAGGGCACAAAAAGTGGCGGCCTGGCGCGAGGTCGCCCGGCGACTGGCTCACGAGATCAAGAACCCTTTGACTCCGATTCAACTTTCGGCGCAGCGCATACGAAAGCATTTCCGGGCGCGTTCGGCCGAGCTTCCCCGGGTCGTCGAAGAGGGCACCGGCACCATCATCGAAGAGGTCGAATCTCTCAAGAACCTCGTGGACGAGTTTTCCCAGTTCGCCCGGATGCCATCGGTTTCCGTCGACGCTCACCAGCTCAACCCCTTGCTCTCGGGAACGCTCGAGCTCTACGAAGGCCTGTTTTCCGAGCTCGAGATCGCGAGGCGCTTCGAGGAAGGCATACCGCGCGTCCTGGTGGATCCCGAGCTCATAAGACGGGTCTTCATCAACATCATCGACAATGCGATCGAAGCAAACAGCCGAAAGGGGCGGGTCGAGGTATCGACGCACTTCGATCCGGACCTTCAAGTGGCGCGGGTCGAAGTGGCCGACGACGGCCCCGGGATCCCCCCCGCCGATCGGGACAAGCTCTTCATGCCCTACTATTCGACGAAGAGGCGCGGAAGCGGCCTGGGACTTGCCATCGTCAAGCGAATCGTGGCCGAGCACCGGGGGCGAGTTCGCATCGAGGAGAACGAACCGAGAGGCGCGCGGTTCGTGATCGAGCTTCCCGTGGACGTCTCCCTGGATGTTGCCGGCGCCGCGGCGTCTCGGCCGAGCGTCGATACGCCGGCGAGTGGAGATCGCTAGGCCATTTCCGGGATGGGAAAGGAAAGGCACCGGCCGAACGTGAAACCGCTCGTTCCGGAGCCCGAGGCGACGACACCTTCGGGCCGAGATGACGTCTATGGAACGCATCCTCGTCGTCGATGACGAAGCGGGCGTCCGCACGTCGCTTCGTGGAATCCTCGAGGACGAGGGATACCGGGTCGAATGCGTTGCCACCGCCGAGGCAGCGCTCGCCCGTCTCTCCGCCCGTCGCTACGATCTGGTTCTGCTCGACATCTGGCTTCCCAACATGGACGGTATGGAGGCCCTCCACAAGATTCGGGAGAAAGATATCGATACCGCCGTCATCATGATATCCGGCCACGGCACCATCGAGAACGCAGTGAAGGCGATTCAGCTCGGCGCCTACAATTTCGTCGAAAAGCCGCTCTCGCTCGACAAGACCGTCATCGCGGTAAACAACGCCCTCAGACAGCGACGCCTCGAAGCCGAGAATCGCTACCTGCGCGAACGAGTCGAATCGAAACAGGTCCTCATTGGGGAGAGTGCATCCATGCGGGAGCTCAGGAAGCAGATCGCGATAGCCGCCCCCACGAATGGACGCGTGCTCGTATTCGGCGAGAACGGGACGGGGAAGGAGCTCGTGGCGCGCTCGATCCACGCGCAATCGTTGAGGAAAGACGGGAACTTCGTCGAAGTGAACTGCGCGGCGATACCGGAGGAGCTCATCGAGAGTGAGCTCTTCGGGCACGTCAAGGGTGCTTTCACCGGAGCGGTCTCGAACCGAAAAGGGAAGTTCGAGAGCGCCGATTCCGGAACGTTGTTCCTCGATGAAGTGGGCGACATGAGCCTGAAGACCCAGGCGAAGGTGCTTCGGGTGCTGCAAGAGCAGAAGTTCGAGGCCGTCGGGAGCACGGAATCGGTGGAGGTCGATTGCCGCGTCATCGCGGCAACCAACAAAGATCTCGAACGAGAGATTGCCTCCGGCAGTTTTCGAGAGGATCTCTTTTTCCGGCTCAACGTGATCCCCTTCTACATGCCGCCGCTTCGGGAAAGGCGCGAGGATATTCCGAGTCTCGTGGCCCATTTCATCGAGGAGTTTTCGGTCGAGTACGGCAAGAGGCCCAAGACGACGAGCCCCGAGGCCATGGAGATGCTCATGTCCTACCAGTGGCCCGGCAACGTCCGCGAGCTCAAGAACGTGATCGAGAGGTTGGTCATCATGATCACCGGGGACGTGGTCGGGGTCGGCGACCTCCCCAACGTTCTCCGCCGCGGTCGTGGCGACGTCTTCGAGACCGTGGGGGACTTCCGATCGCTTTCGAGCGCCCGAGAGGCGTTCGAGCGCGGTTTCATTCTCAAGACGCTCCAGAAGAATGGCGGAAACGTCTCCCGCACCGCGGAGGCGCTCCAGATCGAGCGTTCCCATCTCTACCGGAAGATGAAAGCTTACGGCATTCGATGAGCCTCCGAAATCTTCTCCTCGAGAATACCAGGCGGCTCCTCGAGCGCGAGTCTTTCCACGATGTTCTCGAAGGTGGCTGCTCTCGGGAGGAGCCCCACGATCTCCGAGCCTGCGATCTCTACCTTGTGCCGGCGCGCCTCCTTCTCGACCGCGCGAAAAACTGTCTCGAGGGAGGACACGCGGAAGTCGGTGAGATTCATGGAAACTTGTACGCACCCTCTTGGGGTGAGCTCGAAACCCAGCGCCTGAACCCGAGGCAACCCCCGGTTCGAAGCGCGGATGGCCCTCGCGATCGCCTTGGCGACGGCGACGTTTTCGGTCCGGAGGTTCACATTGTAAGCGATCAGAAAGTCCCGGACCCCGACTGCCATCGCCCCCGCGGTAGGGTGAGGTTCTCCTGGGCCAAAGTCGGGCACGAGCTCGCCGGACGCCATGCGCCCCGAGAGCCCCTGGAAGCCCCCGCGCCGAAGCTGCGCCAGCTCCCGCCGATGGCCGCGGGGGCTCGAGTCAGCGTACAGAAACACCGGAAGCCCGAACGATTCCGCAACCGTCCTCGCGGTTTCGCGGACGAGCGCTTGCAGCCGGGTCGGGGAGAGTCCTCGGAGGGGCACGAAAGGAAGAACGTCGACCGATCCGATGCAGGGGTGCTCGCCCCGCTGGGTTCTCATGTCGATGAGCTCGAGCGAGGGCGACACGAGTCGGCTGACCGCGTTCGTAAGCGCACCCGGCCTCACGACCGCCGTCAGTACGCTTCGATTGTGCGAAGGGTCGCTGTGGACGTCCAGAAGCCATACGCCCTCGGCCCGACCGAGCGAGTCGGCGATCGCGTGAACGACGTCACGTCTCCGGCCTTCACTGACGTTCGGGACGATCTCGACGAGCGGGTCGAGTTTCATGAGCGTCGCGCCGACGTTCGGCGACCCGGGAGCATCGCACTACCATTGTAAGCGGTTTGGAAGTATAGTTCCGAAAAAGCGGGATCGACATATTGGACCGAAGGGAAAGGGAGCTCGAGCCGGGAGGCACGCGTCGCGATCTGGCACAGGACGGTCGGGCGCCTTCGAAGACCACCGATCTCCTGAACCAGGGCGATCAATTGTACGCCGGCGGTTATTTCCAGCGGGCGGTGCACGTCTGGACCCGCATCCTCTTCGTGGACCGCGGCAACCAAGTTGTGCGGGCGAGAATCAAGAGGGCGAAGGAGGCACTCGCCGAACGTCAGCGACAGCTTGATTCTCAGGTCGCAGAGGCGGGCCGGTTTCTCGCGAGGGGTGACGTCGACCGGGCCTCTCAGAGCGTCCGGGCGGTGCTCGCGCTCGACTCTCGAAACGCGGAGGCCTTGCGCCTTTCGGAGAAGATCGCGGCGACTGGGCGCCGCCCATCGGCCCGACCGGAAGCCAACGTCGGCTCGCATGGCATGGGCAACGTGCCATCTCGCGGTCTCCTCCTTCGCGTGTCTCGGACCAAGGATCGGACCGGGAGCCAACGCTCTTCCGTCACTTCTCCCCTGAAGATGGCCGCGTTCATTTTGTTCGTTTGTCTCCTCTTCGCCGCGGGCGCACTTTTCCTGCACATGAACTGGGAGTCCATCGTGAGCGATGGCGTCGGAGCATCTACGGCGATCACGGCGACATCCGGTTCGCAGTGGCGAGCACCCGTGCCGCCGGGTCTCGCCGAGCTCCGGTACTACAACGGTGTCCGTCTGTTCGAACAAGGACGCTATCGCGAGGCGCTCGCCGAGCTCGGGCGGGTGGACCGTGACTCGAAGGTGGCTGCGGAAGCAAGGGGTCTGATCCTTCGCATCGAGGAAAGACTCCTTCGGGCCGCTCCGGATCCCCTCGGGGACGACAGGAGGACCCCGACGGGAGCGAGGTGAAGCTGTGATCTGCGCGGAGTGCCGGACGGAAATCGACGTGCTCGCAGTCATTTGTCCCGGTTGCGGCGCCCGGCGAAAGACGCGTGGCGAGCAGGCGGACTGGCGTGATCAGGTCCGGGAAGTGGTCGATCGGCACCGGGAGAGGAAACGCCGAGAGATCTCGAGGCGCGACGACGAGGCGCGACAGCTCTCCATCTTTCCCGAAGCTCCCGAGGAGGACGAGCAGTCGCGAGTCGAGCGGCTCCGACGAGCCGAGATCCGGGCGAGGGTCGAAGAGCGCGTGAAGAAGCGACGACCCACTCCGTCTGCGGGACGCCTCTTCGAGGCGGGTGAGCTTCCGTTACCCTCGGGATCTGCGGCGGCACGGAAGCTGCGCGCCGAAGGCGAATGGGAGCCCATCGACACGACCACGGCGGAGTTCGAGCCAATCACCGAGTTCGAGGAGAACTTCGAGCTCGACACCGATTCGATGGAAAAGGAGCAGAGCTCGGAGGCAGCGTTCGCGAGTCTGGGGCCAGCCTCGGTCGGAGAGCGAGCAATCGCTGGGGTCATCGACATCGTCTTCGTCGTGTCGATCCAGCTGACGCTCTTCTACCTGACGACGCATCTCGTTGCTCAGCGCATCGGCGCGCTGCCACGTTCCGCTCTCGCAGCCATGGCGGTGGTGGGAGCCGTGCTCGCGGCCGGGTACTACCTGTTCTTTTGGGCGCTATCGGGGCAAACGCTCGGGAAGCTTCTGACCGGCGGACGGGTCGTGGATCGCCGCGGTCGGGCCCTGGGGTTCGCTCGGGCGGCCTCCCGACTCGCCGGCGCCCTGCTTGCCGCCCTCCCGCTCGGTGCGGGTTTCATCGGCCTCTGGACCGATCCCGAGCGCCGAGGCTGGCACGATCGGATCGCGGGAACGAAAGTCGTCCGCGGCTGAGCCTCGCGCTGTCCCGAGCGGGTTTGGATCGATTGTTCCTGACGGGGCTGGTCAGGGAGCACCGTGACTCGGTAATCGGCTGCGTCGTCCGTTCGGCAGGTTTCGACCCCGAGGCTTCGGTGGTGGTCCTCGAGACAAGCCTGCAGCGTCCCAGCGCGCTCGTCGTCAGCCTCGAGCGTGAGGTCGCGGGGTTTTATCGAGGGGAGCCGCCCGCGGGGCTGCGTCCTGCCGCGAGCCTCAAGAAGTGGCTATCGGGCTATCGTGTCGTCGACTTCGCCATATCCGACGTCGATCGTGTCGTAACGCTATCGCTCGAGCAGACGAGGCTGAGCGGAAGAAAGATCCGGACCGAGGTCGTACTGGAAGTCGCCGGCTCCCGGGTTGCTCTCTACGTGGTCGACGCCGAGTCGCGAATGGTGATCGAGGCGTTCGCTCGTGGGCCGAAACGGCTCGAGCCAGGGCAGTCATATGTCTCCTGCCCACCGCCCCCTCAGGCCTCGCCCCTTGCCGAGTCCGTGGCGGAGTTCGAGAAACGCCGGACAACGAGCTCGAAAGACTCGCTCCTTTCGGCGAGCGGCCTGACTCCGCTGCTCGTTTCGGAATTGCGATGGCTCATGGAACGACACGGTATCGACGCATCCCGTGCCTTCGCCAGCTTGATCGAGCGATTGCGCCAGCCGTCCCCAATGATGTACGTCAACGATGACGAAGTCCTGCTGTCTCCAGTAAGCCTCGAAAGCCGGAGGGATGCGTTTGTCGGGCGCCCGTTTGGGACCTTCAACCAGGCGCTCGCCGAGGCCGTCGAGCTAGCAAACACGAGACGACGGTTCGAGCGTCGATATCGACGACTCGCGTCGGCGGTCGAAAGGAGTCTCGCGAAGACCCAGAGGCTGCGTGAGAAGCTCATCGAGCAGCGCAAGGGAGCTCGGACCGCCTCCGAGCACCGCCGGTTCGGCGAACAGCTTCTTGCCGGACTCTCCCGGGCGCGGCGGATAAGGGCCGATGCCGTTGCCGTCCCCGACTCTTTCGACCCGGTCGGAGGCGAGATCGAGATCGAGATCGACCCGAGGAGGAGCCTTGCGTCGAACGCCGAGAGATACTTTGCCATGGCACGACGAGCCGAACGTGCGGCACGAGTCCTCGACGAACGGATCCGCGAGCTCGAGCAATTCATCGGATACTTGGAAGAGACCGAGGTGGCGCTCGCCGACGTGAGGGCCGAGGAGGAGGTCGAGCAGCTCGAGCTCGAAGCCATCGAGGAAGGACTCATCGTCCCCGCAGGCAAACGCGCGCGCCCCGAGCGACAAACGGAGGGGACCCGGCTCTTGCCCAGGAGCTTCACCACCGGGCACGGGGGCACGATCCTGGTAGGCCGTTCGTCGCGAGGAAACGAGGCTTTGACTTTTCGAATCGCGCAACCGAACGACCTTTGGTTCCACGTCGCCGGCATGCCGGGGGCGCACGTCATCCTGAAAGCCGCTTCCGTCGGTCCGGCGGACGAGGAGGTCGAGCAAGCGGCAAGCGTCGCCGCCTACTACAGCAAGGCGAGACAGGATTCGCGGGTCGAGGTGATGGTCACCGAGCGCCGCAACGTGAGCAAGCTCAAAGGGGCTCCACCGGGTACCGTAACCGTCAAGCGGTACCGCACCCTGCGAGTCTCGCCGAAGGTCGATGCGGAGACCGCGTGACGGAATGAACGCATGAAAGCCGGCATCCTCAACGTGGGGAACGAATTGCTCGCTCCCGGACGCATTGAGTCGAACGCCGCCTACCTGACAGAACACCTCGGAGCTCTGGGAATTCCGGTCGTTCTCCGTGCCGTCGTGGGTGACGACGAAAATGCGATCGCCGACACGATGCGTCACATCCTGGAGCGCGCGGACATCATTTTCGTGAGCGGAGGGCTCGGACCTACCTCCGATGACTTGACCCGAGAGGCGCTGATGCGAGCATTCGAAGTCGGGGCGTCCGTCGATCGCGCCTGGCTCGACACGATTCACTCACGGTTCGAGCGGAGAGGGATCGAGATGCCCCGGGTCAACGAGAAACAAGCGCTCGTGCCCGAGGGAGCCGAGCTTCTTGCGAACCCGTTGGGGACCGCGCCGGGTCTCTGGTTTCCCGCGCGCCCCAAGGGCGTCGTCGTTCTTCTGCCCGGACCCCCACGCGAGCTGCAAACGCTGTTCGAGACTCATCTCGCCTCCCGTCTCGCTGCGCTCGGCCGCGGGATTTTCTACCGCATGCTCAAGCTCACGGTGGCGGGATTGCCCGAATCGGTCGTAGAGCAGGCCATCGGAGACGTTTATCGTGACTCGACCAACCCGATGACTACGATCCTGGCATCCGCCGGTGAGGTGGAAATCAGACTGACGGCGAGCGCAGAATCGAGCGAAGAAGCGGAGCGGAGAAACGAGGAGCTCGCGACGGGAATTCGACGGGCTTTGGGCGATGCCATTTTCACCGAGGCGAACGAAAGCCTCGAGGCGGTGGTCGGTCGCCTTTTGCTCGAGCGCGACCAGAGGCTCGCGATTGCCGAGTCGATCACCGGTGGGCTCATCGCCCACCGCCTTACCGAGGTTCCCGGATCGAGTCGTTACTTCGATCAGGGAGTCGTGACCTACAGCAACGAGAGTAAGGTGGG is from Vicinamibacteria bacterium and encodes:
- a CDS encoding ATP-binding protein, whose translation is TVLILAVVSVSSNYLIGKSESFKPDFLARVFLYGFTLVNLTILAVLLFVLGRNLIKLFIERRRSVRGAKFKTKLVVIFTGFALLPSALIVLVGSRLISTAVERWFSHPVEQVLVGAQDIVEHYYHEKQENATAYARRLSSDVSREGLLEPGRLSRLGRTIEARLTQYRLDMITVLSREQALWTSARPGLPQYNPDSTIRLAETGLRGEESLRQDSLGDGTLIQYVSPIFRRESKEVAGSVVVSYFIPKSIAATLEDVNQNANVYQQAEAQKEPIQDLYLSFFVMVSLLLLLSSTWLGLYLAKRITVPVGELVEATERVMAGDLDQPVRGPAVDELGLLMESFNRMTAKLKSSQERLESSRLDLETKNRELDRRRLYMETVLENITTGIVSLDGEGCVTGMNQAARRLLAFDGPVAGRHYRDLFRDETLLVLRRLLDEMLPVEGRPPMEDEVDVSVGERELHLSVYITTVSGADQEASGLLMVLDDLTQLLRAQKVAAWREVARRLAHEIKNPLTPIQLSAQRIRKHFRARSAELPRVVEEGTGTIIEEVESLKNLVDEFSQFARMPSVSVDAHQLNPLLSGTLELYEGLFSELEIARRFEEGIPRVLVDPELIRRVFINIIDNAIEANSRKGRVEVSTHFDPDLQVARVEVADDGPGIPPADRDKLFMPYYSTKRRGSGLGLAIVKRIVAEHRGRVRIEENEPRGARFVIELPVDVSLDVAGAAASRPSVDTPASGDR
- a CDS encoding sigma-54 dependent transcriptional regulator, producing the protein MERILVVDDEAGVRTSLRGILEDEGYRVECVATAEAALARLSARRYDLVLLDIWLPNMDGMEALHKIREKDIDTAVIMISGHGTIENAVKAIQLGAYNFVEKPLSLDKTVIAVNNALRQRRLEAENRYLRERVESKQVLIGESASMRELRKQIAIAAPTNGRVLVFGENGTGKELVARSIHAQSLRKDGNFVEVNCAAIPEELIESELFGHVKGAFTGAVSNRKGKFESADSGTLFLDEVGDMSLKTQAKVLRVLQEQKFEAVGSTESVEVDCRVIAATNKDLEREIASGSFREDLFFRLNVIPFYMPPLRERREDIPSLVAHFIEEFSVEYGKRPKTTSPEAMEMLMSYQWPGNVRELKNVIERLVIMITGDVVGVGDLPNVLRRGRGDVFETVGDFRSLSSAREAFERGFILKTLQKNGGNVSRTAEALQIERSHLYRKMKAYGIR
- the ftcD gene encoding glutamate formimidoyltransferase; amino-acid sequence: MKLDPLVEIVPNVSEGRRRDVVHAIADSLGRAEGVWLLDVHSDPSHNRSVLTAVVRPGALTNAVSRLVSPSLELIDMRTQRGEHPCIGSVDVLPFVPLRGLSPTRLQALVRETARTVAESFGLPVFLYADSSPRGHRRELAQLRRGGFQGLSGRMASGELVPDFGPGEPHPTAGAMAVGVRDFLIAYNVNLRTENVAVAKAIARAIRASNRGLPRVQALGFELTPRGCVQVSMNLTDFRVSSLETVFRAVEKEARRHKVEIAGSEIVGLLPRAATFENIVERLALEEPPGILEEKISEAHRMP
- a CDS encoding RDD family protein, which produces MLAVICPGCGARRKTRGEQADWRDQVREVVDRHRERKRREISRRDDEARQLSIFPEAPEEDEQSRVERLRRAEIRARVEERVKKRRPTPSAGRLFEAGELPLPSGSAAARKLRAEGEWEPIDTTTAEFEPITEFEENFELDTDSMEKEQSSEAAFASLGPASVGERAIAGVIDIVFVVSIQLTLFYLTTHLVAQRIGALPRSALAAMAVVGAVLAAGYYLFFWALSGQTLGKLLTGGRVVDRRGRALGFARAASRLAGALLAALPLGAGFIGLWTDPERRGWHDRIAGTKVVRG
- a CDS encoding NFACT RNA binding domain-containing protein gives rise to the protein MDRLFLTGLVREHRDSVIGCVVRSAGFDPEASVVVLETSLQRPSALVVSLEREVAGFYRGEPPAGLRPAASLKKWLSGYRVVDFAISDVDRVVTLSLEQTRLSGRKIRTEVVLEVAGSRVALYVVDAESRMVIEAFARGPKRLEPGQSYVSCPPPPQASPLAESVAEFEKRRTTSSKDSLLSASGLTPLLVSELRWLMERHGIDASRAFASLIERLRQPSPMMYVNDDEVLLSPVSLESRRDAFVGRPFGTFNQALAEAVELANTRRRFERRYRRLASAVERSLAKTQRLREKLIEQRKGARTASEHRRFGEQLLAGLSRARRIRADAVAVPDSFDPVGGEIEIEIDPRRSLASNAERYFAMARRAERAARVLDERIRELEQFIGYLEETEVALADVRAEEEVEQLELEAIEEGLIVPAGKRARPERQTEGTRLLPRSFTTGHGGTILVGRSSRGNEALTFRIAQPNDLWFHVAGMPGAHVILKAASVGPADEEVEQAASVAAYYSKARQDSRVEVMVTERRNVSKLKGAPPGTVTVKRYRTLRVSPKVDAETA
- a CDS encoding competence/damage-inducible protein A, which gives rise to MKAGILNVGNELLAPGRIESNAAYLTEHLGALGIPVVLRAVVGDDENAIADTMRHILERADIIFVSGGLGPTSDDLTREALMRAFEVGASVDRAWLDTIHSRFERRGIEMPRVNEKQALVPEGAELLANPLGTAPGLWFPARPKGVVVLLPGPPRELQTLFETHLASRLAALGRGIFYRMLKLTVAGLPESVVEQAIGDVYRDSTNPMTTILASAGEVEIRLTASAESSEEAERRNEELATGIRRALGDAIFTEANESLEAVVGRLLLERDQRLAIAESITGGLIAHRLTEVPGSSRYFDQGVVTYSNESKVGLLGVARELIDRVGAVSPEVAQAMALGARERSGADVAVGVTGIAGPDGATPTKPVGLVYIGVASSGAARVERFVFPGERSYVKRWASQMALNLVRLHLIRERV